A window of Streptomyces sp. SAI-127 contains these coding sequences:
- a CDS encoding N-acetylmuramoyl-L-alanine amidase: MSAPMTPAQWRTALKAEGVKFTELEGWTSRGRDAATGKPFGPVHGSLNHHTAGRDSLQGIAYRGQSAAVPAPLAHTFLPKTGVLVLVADGRANHAGLAARNAYDAIVAEQPIPKPDRSTGTVDGNDGLYGIEVENLGDAKDTYTRAQYDTWVRYNAAICRHHGWGAGSVAGHLETSVEGKPDPRGPVEGYGKRGRFTFTMNQLRADVAERLAHPASWSPQQASTPQEVTVEGPAYVNLGLEHGYELAPGLWDEIGFTEEWTDELGHHATDSEVFAAGAARFTGSLSLRLEGLPAGDVVQVRMSEWEGATLKALHPIHEVIGTGGGAYSVVPLVKRLPAGRTMRVRLLNQSAGGIEVASAVLSALVWKES; this comes from the coding sequence ATGTCCGCGCCCATGACGCCCGCTCAATGGCGGACCGCCCTCAAGGCGGAGGGCGTCAAGTTCACCGAGCTGGAGGGGTGGACGTCCCGCGGCCGTGACGCCGCGACCGGCAAGCCGTTCGGTCCGGTCCACGGCAGCCTCAACCACCACACCGCCGGCCGGGACAGCCTGCAAGGGATCGCCTACCGAGGCCAGAGCGCCGCGGTACCCGCGCCCCTGGCCCACACCTTCCTGCCCAAGACCGGCGTCCTGGTCCTGGTCGCGGACGGCCGCGCCAACCACGCCGGCCTGGCCGCCCGCAACGCGTACGACGCGATCGTGGCAGAGCAGCCGATCCCCAAGCCGGACAGGTCCACCGGCACGGTGGACGGCAACGATGGCCTGTACGGGATCGAGGTGGAGAACCTCGGCGACGCCAAGGACACGTACACCCGCGCCCAGTACGACACATGGGTCCGCTACAACGCCGCCATCTGCCGCCACCACGGGTGGGGTGCGGGCAGCGTCGCCGGCCACCTGGAGACCAGCGTGGAGGGCAAGCCGGACCCGCGCGGCCCCGTGGAGGGCTACGGCAAGCGCGGACGCTTCACATTCACCATGAACCAGCTGCGGGCCGACGTCGCCGAGCGCCTGGCGCACCCGGCGAGCTGGAGCCCGCAGCAGGCGAGCACCCCCCAGGAGGTCACCGTGGAGGGACCCGCGTACGTCAACCTCGGCCTGGAGCACGGCTACGAGCTGGCGCCCGGCCTGTGGGACGAGATCGGTTTCACCGAGGAGTGGACGGATGAGCTCGGCCACCACGCCACGGATAGCGAGGTGTTCGCGGCCGGGGCGGCCCGCTTCACCGGCTCCCTGTCTCTGCGCCTGGAGGGCCTGCCCGCCGGGGACGTCGTACAGGTCCGCATGAGCGAGTGGGAGGGCGCCACCCTCAAGGCCCTCCACCCGATCCATGAGGTGATCGGCACCGGAGGCGGCGCCTACAGCGTGGTGCCCCTCGTCAAGCGGCTCCCCGCGGGCCGCACCATGCGCGTCCGGCTGCTCAACCAGAGCGCCGGCGGGATCGAGGTCGCGAGCGCAGTGCTCTCCGCCCTCGTGTGGAAGGAGTCCTGA
- a CDS encoding ATP-binding protein: MASTTSHLTECEERLRPSWRPVASTTGDPAYSGVLQRDEQAAEEARKILAMVLAVWKLEQLAGDANLLVTELMSNAARHARGSVVRITVTRTARYRVRVAVTDKSRTLPKLVVGDPMDETGRGLRLVDAMSSAWGVIPYNWGKSVWAEVAAS; encoded by the coding sequence ATGGCGAGCACCACCAGCCACCTGACTGAGTGCGAGGAACGGCTACGGCCGTCCTGGCGCCCGGTCGCCTCAACCACTGGAGATCCGGCCTACAGCGGGGTCCTGCAGCGCGACGAGCAGGCCGCGGAGGAGGCCCGGAAGATCCTGGCCATGGTGCTGGCCGTGTGGAAGCTGGAGCAGCTCGCCGGGGACGCCAACCTGCTCGTCACCGAGCTGATGAGCAACGCCGCCCGCCACGCCCGCGGCTCGGTCGTACGGATCACGGTGACCCGTACGGCCCGCTACCGGGTGCGCGTGGCGGTCACCGACAAGAGCCGGACCCTGCCCAAGCTGGTGGTGGGCGACCCGATGGACGAGACCGGCCGCGGCCTGCGCCTGGTCGACGCCATGTCCAGCGCCTGGGGGGTCATCCCCTACAACTGGGGCAAGAGCGTATGGGCGGAGGTGGCCGCCTCGTGA
- a CDS encoding DUF397 domain-containing protein, whose amino-acid sequence MTQNLGQADLYALPIEGAEFTALCGGNQGGDNEQCMEIAAIPGVADAFAIRDNKVEDGPVLRFTGVELRAALAKAGDVIGA is encoded by the coding sequence ATGACCCAGAACCTCGGCCAGGCCGACCTGTACGCGCTGCCGATCGAGGGCGCGGAGTTCACCGCGCTGTGCGGCGGCAACCAGGGCGGCGACAACGAGCAGTGCATGGAGATCGCGGCCATCCCCGGCGTGGCGGACGCGTTCGCCATTCGCGACAACAAGGTCGAGGACGGCCCCGTGCTGCGCTTCACCGGCGTGGAGCTGCGCGCGGCGCTGGCCAAGGCCGGCGACGTCATCGGCGCCTGA
- a CDS encoding cupin domain-containing protein, giving the protein MLLEPGQSLLVPRGWIHNPLVPKDGGKDSVHLTFAIRERTPFWLAEQLLGSAIEDPELRRVIRPGDLLGPGLPDHLDQVRQRLVDHLSGVDVAALAEQVSRCALTDLEYTT; this is encoded by the coding sequence GTGCTCCTGGAGCCGGGTCAGTCCCTGCTGGTGCCGCGCGGCTGGATCCACAACCCGCTGGTACCCAAGGACGGCGGCAAGGACAGCGTGCACCTGACGTTCGCGATCAGGGAGCGCACGCCGTTCTGGCTGGCGGAGCAACTCCTGGGCAGCGCGATCGAGGACCCGGAGCTGCGCCGCGTGATCCGGCCTGGTGACCTGCTCGGACCCGGCCTGCCGGACCACCTGGACCAGGTGCGCCAGCGCCTGGTGGACCACCTGTCGGGCGTCGACGTCGCCGCCCTCGCCGAGCAGGTGAGCCGCTGCGCTCTCACCGACCTGGAGTACACCACCTGA
- a CDS encoding aminoglycoside phosphotransferase, with the protein MPLSRVDFAALPAAARQAVTRHTGPVRSIRPVEGGRNSAVAVILSTQAGPVFLKGVPADHPQAVAQRREVTIAPHLPALAPRLLWQEEAGGWLLMAWEAVAGRHADYHVPADLHLVRAALEDVQRVRAPAGLKTAVERWGPYADEGDAEQFDGDVLLHTEWAPDNVLVTGRQVYLVDWAWPTQGAGWIDPYTWALRLMEAGHSAASAVAWACQVPSWRDGDPAAIRAFGAAVARVWHEIATQEPDAWKLHMAVQAAELRAYLALEPGKTQC; encoded by the coding sequence ATGCCTCTGTCTCGCGTCGACTTCGCCGCCCTGCCCGCCGCCGCCCGCCAGGCGGTCACCCGCCACACCGGGCCCGTCCGCTCGATACGCCCCGTGGAGGGCGGCCGCAACAGCGCGGTGGCCGTCATCCTGTCCACCCAGGCCGGGCCCGTCTTCCTCAAGGGCGTGCCCGCCGACCATCCGCAGGCCGTGGCCCAACGGCGTGAGGTGACCATCGCTCCGCACCTGCCCGCGCTCGCGCCGCGGCTGCTGTGGCAGGAGGAGGCGGGCGGGTGGCTGCTCATGGCCTGGGAGGCCGTGGCCGGCCGTCACGCGGACTACCACGTCCCGGCGGACCTGCACCTGGTGCGGGCCGCGTTGGAGGACGTGCAGCGCGTCCGGGCCCCGGCGGGGCTGAAGACTGCCGTGGAGCGGTGGGGGCCATACGCCGATGAGGGGGACGCGGAGCAGTTCGACGGGGACGTCCTGCTGCACACGGAATGGGCGCCGGACAACGTGCTGGTGACCGGCCGTCAGGTGTACCTGGTGGACTGGGCATGGCCTACCCAGGGCGCGGGGTGGATCGACCCGTACACGTGGGCGCTGCGCCTGATGGAGGCCGGCCACTCGGCGGCCTCGGCGGTGGCCTGGGCGTGTCAGGTGCCGTCGTGGCGCGATGGTGACCCCGCAGCGATCCGGGCGTTCGGGGCGGCGGTCGCGCGCGTGTGGCACGAGATCGCCACCCAGGAGCCAGACGCCTGGAAGCTGCATATGGCCGTCCAGGCCGCAGAGTTGCGCGCCTACCTGGCCCTGGAGCCGGGCAAGACGCAGTGCTGA
- a CDS encoding GIY-YIG nuclease family protein — protein sequence MHDPTAEAPAAECWRQVAEAYVTDAWQEFGYATWAEYLAGEWDLGELSADQQRAIAQLLYDAGMPMVAIAVTLRVNRRLVPQYVQGRSRRGAPPAPELPDDELEARAGALYGGGMPMVDIAATLRVNRQRLPALIPARGRRGTPYSAGVYVIGSPQFRPVKIGKGNPAERLAELQTGNPFPLVILWTGPGELALEQALHARFAAYRVRGEWFEFPADQDPVAAVAQAAQELAAVA from the coding sequence ATGCACGACCCTACGGCAGAGGCCCCGGCGGCCGAGTGCTGGCGCCAGGTCGCCGAGGCGTACGTCACGGACGCGTGGCAGGAGTTCGGCTACGCGACGTGGGCGGAATACCTGGCGGGTGAGTGGGACCTGGGCGAGCTGTCCGCCGACCAGCAACGGGCCATCGCGCAACTGCTCTACGACGCAGGCATGCCGATGGTCGCCATCGCGGTGACGCTCCGGGTGAACCGCCGTCTGGTGCCGCAGTACGTCCAGGGCCGTTCTCGGCGCGGCGCGCCGCCCGCCCCGGAGCTGCCGGACGACGAGCTGGAGGCGCGGGCCGGAGCCCTGTACGGCGGGGGCATGCCGATGGTCGACATCGCGGCGACGCTCCGAGTGAACCGCCAGCGGCTGCCCGCGCTCATCCCGGCACGAGGCCGCCGAGGGACGCCCTACAGCGCGGGCGTGTACGTCATCGGGTCCCCCCAGTTCCGCCCGGTGAAGATCGGCAAGGGCAACCCGGCGGAGCGGCTGGCCGAGCTCCAGACCGGCAACCCCTTCCCGCTGGTGATCCTGTGGACCGGCCCCGGGGAGCTGGCCCTGGAGCAGGCGCTGCACGCCCGGTTCGCCGCGTACAGGGTGCGTGGCGAGTGGTTCGAGTTCCCGGCCGACCAGGACCCGGTGGCGGCGGTCGCCCAGGCCGCCCAGGAGCTGGCCGCCGTGGCGTGA
- a CDS encoding helix-turn-helix transcriptional regulator, whose translation MANALQQLIRERLDRKGWSYGDVARRGGIPRSTVHHLATTDRVVRMPQSTTLEGLSKGLELPLDTVRRSAAEACGIHVYGSPGTAPDADPEVDLLIASLQKLSADDRRHVAALVESLLDRTPKK comes from the coding sequence GTGGCCAACGCACTGCAGCAGTTGATCCGTGAGCGCCTCGACCGCAAGGGCTGGTCCTACGGCGACGTGGCGCGCCGCGGCGGTATCCCGCGCTCCACCGTCCACCACCTGGCGACCACCGACCGCGTCGTCCGCATGCCCCAGTCGACCACCCTGGAGGGCCTGTCCAAGGGGCTGGAACTGCCGTTGGACACCGTGCGCCGCTCCGCCGCCGAGGCCTGCGGCATCCATGTGTACGGCTCACCGGGCACCGCCCCCGACGCCGACCCCGAGGTGGACCTGCTCATCGCCAGCCTCCAGAAACTCTCGGCCGACGACCGCCGCCACGTGGCCGCGCTCGTGGAGTCCCTGCTGGACCGCACCCCGAAGAAGTAA
- a CDS encoding 4-hydroxybenzoate 3-monooxygenase: protein MRTTVGIIGAGPAGLLLARLLHNAGIDSVVLESRDRAYVEHRQRAGILEQGTVDVLRAAGAGERMDREGLPHDGIELRYDRKRHRVDFPALTDGRAVMVYAQTEVCKDLIALQLKDGGPLLFEAEALAVEGADTDTPRVRFRHEGREDVLECEYVVGCDGFWGVARKAIPAELTKIFERAYPFAWLGILADVPPSHDELVYARHDRGFALLSMRSPTVSRLYLQVPEGTDAGSWGDEEIWDELERRFETDDDWSLERGPITQKSVTPMRSYVHEPMRHGRLFLAGDAAHIVPPTGAKGLNLAVGDVVTFARALTFRKETGSAERLDAYSETCLRRVWQAERFSYDMTSLLHRAPDATPFEDRMQLARLERIAGSRAAETDLAEGYTGFPFG, encoded by the coding sequence ATGCGTACCACCGTCGGCATCATCGGAGCCGGCCCCGCCGGCCTCCTCCTCGCCCGGCTCCTCCACAACGCCGGCATCGACTCGGTCGTCCTGGAGAGCCGCGACCGTGCCTACGTCGAGCACCGCCAGCGCGCCGGGATCCTGGAGCAGGGCACGGTCGACGTGCTGCGCGCGGCCGGTGCCGGGGAACGCATGGACCGCGAGGGACTCCCGCACGACGGCATCGAGCTGCGCTACGACAGGAAGCGCCACCGCGTCGACTTCCCCGCACTCACCGACGGCCGGGCCGTGATGGTCTATGCCCAGACCGAGGTCTGCAAGGACCTCATCGCCCTCCAGCTCAAGGACGGCGGCCCCCTGCTGTTCGAGGCGGAGGCCCTGGCCGTCGAGGGCGCCGACACCGATACCCCGCGCGTCCGCTTCCGGCACGAGGGCCGCGAGGACGTCCTGGAGTGCGAGTACGTCGTCGGCTGCGACGGCTTCTGGGGTGTCGCGAGGAAGGCGATACCCGCCGAACTGACCAAAATCTTCGAACGTGCGTACCCCTTCGCATGGCTCGGCATCCTCGCCGACGTCCCGCCCTCCCACGACGAACTCGTCTACGCCCGCCACGACCGCGGCTTCGCCCTCCTGTCCATGCGCTCCCCGACCGTCTCCCGTCTCTACCTCCAGGTCCCCGAGGGCACGGACGCCGGGAGCTGGGGCGACGAGGAGATCTGGGACGAGCTGGAACGCCGCTTCGAGACGGACGACGACTGGAGCCTGGAACGCGGCCCGATCACCCAGAAGTCCGTCACCCCCATGCGCTCCTACGTCCACGAGCCCATGCGCCACGGCCGTCTCTTCCTCGCCGGCGACGCGGCGCACATCGTCCCGCCCACCGGAGCCAAGGGCCTGAACCTCGCCGTCGGGGACGTCGTGACCTTCGCGAGGGCGCTGACGTTCCGGAAGGAGACCGGTTCGGCCGAACGCCTCGACGCCTACTCCGAGACCTGCCTGCGCCGGGTGTGGCAGGCCGAGCGCTTCTCGTACGACATGACGAGCCTCCTGCACCGGGCGCCCGACGCCACTCCCTTCGAGGACCGGATGCAGCTGGCCCGGCTGGAGCGGATCGCCGGCTCGCGGGCCGCCGAGACCGACCTCGCGGAGGGGTACACCGGCTTCCCCTTCGGGTGA
- a CDS encoding Bax inhibitor-1/YccA family protein, translating to MRSSNPVFSRRGFSRDNGYAGFNTAPQAGGGAVGTQGSPYAQPQGNPYATNPYAQQDLQQGAPPQTPVTTGRMTMDDVVMRTGTTLGILIVTAALAWALLPVDDANIGRSYGIGIGAAVIGMVLALVQSFKRTATPALIVSYAAFEGVFLGVISSIVDNRIASGAAMQAVIGTLAVFAAVLVAYKAGWIRVNRRFYGFVMAAALGFMLLMVVNLLFAAFGGGDGLGFRSGGLGILFGIIGVLLGACFLALDFKQVEDGIAYGAPREEAWLAAFGLTLTLVWIYMEFLRLIAILNSND from the coding sequence ATGAGGAGCAGCAACCCGGTCTTCTCGCGACGGGGGTTCAGCCGCGACAACGGCTACGCGGGCTTCAACACCGCGCCGCAGGCCGGGGGCGGAGCCGTGGGCACGCAGGGCAGCCCCTACGCGCAGCCGCAGGGCAACCCGTACGCGACCAACCCCTATGCCCAGCAGGACCTGCAGCAGGGCGCACCGCCGCAGACCCCGGTGACCACCGGCCGTATGACGATGGACGACGTCGTCATGCGCACCGGCACCACGCTCGGCATCCTGATCGTCACGGCCGCGCTCGCCTGGGCGCTGCTGCCCGTCGACGACGCCAACATCGGCCGCTCGTACGGCATCGGTATCGGTGCCGCGGTGATCGGCATGGTCCTGGCGCTCGTCCAGTCCTTCAAGCGCACGGCCACGCCCGCGCTGATCGTGTCGTACGCCGCGTTCGAGGGCGTGTTCCTCGGCGTCATCTCCAGCATCGTCGACAACCGCATCGCGAGCGGCGCGGCCATGCAGGCCGTGATCGGCACCCTGGCGGTCTTCGCCGCGGTCCTGGTGGCGTACAAGGCCGGCTGGATCCGCGTCAACCGGCGGTTCTACGGCTTCGTCATGGCGGCCGCGCTCGGCTTCATGCTGCTGATGGTGGTCAACCTGCTGTTCGCCGCCTTCGGCGGCGGTGACGGCCTCGGCTTCCGCAGTGGCGGCCTCGGCATCCTGTTCGGCATCATCGGCGTCCTGCTCGGCGCGTGCTTCCTCGCCCTCGACTTCAAGCAGGTCGAGGACGGCATCGCCTACGGCGCCCCGCGCGAGGAGGCGTGGCTGGCCGCGTTCGGTCTCACGCTGACGCTGGTGTGGATCTACATGGAGTTCCTGCGACTCATCGCGATCCTCAACAGCAACGACTAG
- a CDS encoding DUF4287 domain-containing protein encodes MSHVLSEETHRNLLARIPHCTGREVSDWLRTVDEGPALFRFEEKVSWLRHEHNLAYGHAKAIIHEYDLRRAARRYF; translated from the coding sequence ATGTCCCACGTCCTCTCCGAGGAGACCCACCGCAACCTGCTCGCCCGCATTCCCCACTGCACCGGTCGTGAAGTCTCCGACTGGCTCCGCACCGTCGACGAAGGCCCGGCCCTCTTCCGCTTCGAGGAAAAGGTCAGCTGGCTCCGCCACGAACACAACCTCGCGTACGGCCACGCCAAGGCGATCATCCACGAGTACGACCTGAGGAGGGCCGCGCGCAGGTACTTCTGA
- a CDS encoding acetyl-CoA C-acetyltransferase, whose product MPEAVIVSTARSPIGRAFKGSLKDLRPDDLAATIIQAALAKVPELDPRDIEDLMLGCGLPGGEQGNNLGRIVAVQMGMDHLPGCTITRYCSSSLQTSRMALHAIKAGEGDVFISAGVEMVSRFAKGNSDSLPDTRNPLFAEAEARTAEVAQQEGTTWHDPREDGLVPDPYIAMGQTAENLARLKGVTRQDMDEFGVRSQNLAEEAIKNGFWEREITPVTLPDGSVVSKDDGPRAGVTMEGVQGLKPVFRPDGLVTAGNCCPLNDGAAAVVIMSDTKARELGLTPLARIVSTGVSGLSPEIMGLGPVEASNQALRRAGLTIDDIDLVEINEAFAAQVIPSYRDLGIDLDKLNVNGGAIAVGHPFGMTGARITGTLINSLQFHDKQFGLETMCVGGGQGMAMVIERLS is encoded by the coding sequence ATGCCCGAAGCCGTGATCGTCTCGACCGCCCGCTCCCCCATCGGCCGCGCCTTCAAGGGCTCCCTCAAGGACCTGCGCCCGGACGACCTCGCCGCCACGATCATCCAGGCCGCACTCGCCAAGGTCCCGGAGCTCGACCCCAGGGACATCGAAGACCTGATGCTCGGATGTGGTCTGCCGGGCGGCGAACAGGGCAACAACCTCGGCCGTATCGTCGCCGTGCAGATGGGCATGGACCACCTCCCCGGCTGCACGATCACCCGGTACTGCTCCTCCTCCCTCCAGACCAGCCGGATGGCCCTGCACGCCATCAAGGCGGGCGAGGGCGATGTCTTCATCTCGGCGGGCGTGGAGATGGTGTCCCGCTTCGCCAAGGGCAACTCCGACAGCCTCCCGGACACGCGCAACCCGCTCTTCGCCGAGGCCGAGGCCCGCACCGCCGAGGTCGCCCAGCAGGAGGGCACCACCTGGCACGACCCGCGCGAGGACGGCCTCGTCCCCGACCCATACATCGCGATGGGCCAGACCGCCGAGAACCTGGCCCGCCTCAAGGGCGTCACCCGCCAGGACATGGACGAGTTCGGCGTCCGCTCGCAGAACCTCGCCGAGGAAGCCATCAAGAACGGCTTCTGGGAGCGCGAGATCACCCCGGTCACGCTCCCCGACGGCTCGGTCGTCTCCAAGGACGACGGCCCCCGCGCCGGCGTCACCATGGAGGGTGTCCAGGGCCTGAAGCCGGTCTTCCGCCCCGACGGCCTGGTCACCGCCGGCAACTGCTGCCCCCTCAACGACGGCGCCGCCGCGGTCGTCATCATGAGCGACACCAAGGCCCGCGAGCTCGGCCTCACCCCGCTCGCCCGCATCGTGTCGACCGGCGTCTCCGGCCTCTCCCCCGAGATCATGGGCCTCGGCCCGGTCGAGGCCAGCAACCAGGCCCTGCGCCGCGCCGGCCTCACCATCGACGACATCGACCTGGTCGAGATCAACGAGGCGTTCGCCGCCCAGGTGATCCCCTCCTACCGAGACCTCGGCATCGACCTCGACAAGCTGAACGTCAACGGCGGCGCGATCGCCGTCGGCCACCCGTTCGGCATGACGGGCGCCCGCATCACCGGCACGCTCATCAACTCCCTCCAGTTCCACGACAAGCAGTTCGGTCTGGAGACCATGTGCGTGGGCGGCGGCCAGGGCATGGCGATGGTCATCGAGCGTCTGAGCTAA